One window from the genome of Carnobacteriaceae bacterium zg-84 encodes:
- the recR gene encoding recombination protein RecR, with the protein MQYPAPIEKLIDSYRKLPGIGAKTAARLAFFSMDLPEEEIIQFANALISVKRDLTHCHICGNITQADPCLLCTDESRDKTTLLVVEDSKDVISMERMGEYRGLYHVLGGVLSPMDGIGPEDLTIPALIQRLQDNDMIKEVIVATNPTAEGEATAKYIARLLKPAGITVTRLAHGLAVGSDIEYADEMTLLRAIEGRRVLT; encoded by the coding sequence ATGCAATATCCAGCACCTATTGAAAAACTTATCGATAGTTATCGAAAATTACCGGGAATTGGTGCAAAAACAGCAGCAAGACTAGCTTTCTTCAGTATGGATTTACCGGAAGAAGAAATTATACAATTTGCGAATGCTTTAATTAGCGTGAAACGCGATTTAACACATTGTCATATTTGTGGCAATATCACGCAGGCTGATCCGTGTTTACTATGTACTGATGAATCACGTGATAAAACGACTTTATTAGTCGTGGAAGATTCTAAAGACGTGATTTCAATGGAACGGATGGGTGAATATCGAGGATTGTACCATGTTTTAGGTGGTGTTTTATCACCTATGGACGGTATTGGTCCTGAAGACTTAACCATTCCTGCACTCATTCAACGTTTACAAGATAATGACATGATAAAAGAAGTAATTGTTGCGACAAACCCAACAGCAGAAGGAGAAGCAACAGCTAAATATATTGCTCGTTTACTAAAACCGGCAGGCATTACCGTCACACGTCTTGCGCATGGTTTAGCCGTGGGTAGTGATATTGAATATGCTGACGAAATGACACTCTTACGTGCCATTGAAGGTAGACGAGTATTGACTTGA
- the dnaX gene encoding DNA polymerase III subunit gamma/tau, with protein MYQALYRVWRPQTFDDVVGQQAVVKTLKNAIATNKVSHAYLFTGSRGTGKTSAAKIFAKAINCPHQENGEPCNKCAICQSITEGSLSDVIEIDAASNNGVEEIRDIRDKSRYAPTEAAYKVYIIDEVHMLSTGAFNALLKTLEEPTQNVIFILATTEPHKIPATIISRAQRFDFKRISQEDIAKRLMYILEQEHIDYEEAAIQIIAKTAQGGMRDALSLLDQAISYGDSVTYENALDVSGSISQEEMGAYLVALSQQDTGTALSILHTILSHGKESTRLLEELLSFSRDILVMHAVGKQTTLVSSVHLDTLTQISSSFIYRFIHELTLTQQAMRVSTQRDLYLEVLTVKMATEEEIPVLETAPLELETLKQEVSNLKNQLEKLMDSGITFEKTVEKVVPKPSKPQEVFKPNLARIFNILARATAQDKQKIQDEWQDILSCLAVSQRAKLNASTVLAASPEGVVIGFEYDLLCGLTAEDAELRNDISKHAMRLIQHPCVVECVPHNQWKDVRDKFIQAKKMGTLEQYLTPDVSEKVSIMQAVDSKQFIEETIETTLEEIPEIISKATALFGDAVYIQE; from the coding sequence ATGTATCAAGCTTTGTATCGAGTATGGCGACCACAAACATTTGATGATGTTGTTGGGCAGCAAGCTGTTGTCAAAACATTGAAAAATGCGATTGCAACGAATAAGGTAAGCCATGCTTATTTATTTACAGGCTCAAGAGGGACAGGAAAGACGAGTGCGGCAAAAATTTTTGCAAAAGCTATAAACTGTCCACACCAAGAAAATGGCGAACCGTGCAATAAATGTGCGATTTGTCAATCAATTACGGAAGGCTCTTTGAGTGATGTTATTGAGATTGATGCTGCTAGTAATAATGGTGTTGAGGAAATCCGAGATATTCGAGATAAATCTAGATATGCACCAACAGAAGCTGCTTACAAAGTATATATTATTGACGAAGTGCACATGCTCTCTACAGGGGCGTTCAATGCTCTTTTGAAAACATTAGAAGAACCAACACAAAATGTTATTTTTATTTTAGCAACAACAGAGCCACATAAAATACCTGCTACAATTATATCAAGAGCACAACGTTTTGATTTCAAGCGTATTTCTCAAGAGGATATTGCTAAACGGTTAATGTACATATTAGAGCAAGAGCATATTGACTATGAAGAAGCAGCCATTCAAATTATTGCCAAAACAGCACAAGGTGGTATGAGAGATGCGCTAAGTTTACTTGATCAGGCGATTTCTTATGGAGATAGTGTAACTTATGAAAATGCCTTAGATGTTTCTGGGAGTATTTCTCAAGAGGAAATGGGAGCTTATTTAGTGGCGTTATCTCAACAAGACACAGGTACAGCGCTATCTATTTTACATACAATTCTTTCTCATGGTAAAGAATCAACACGTTTGTTGGAGGAATTGCTATCTTTTTCAAGAGATATTTTAGTGATGCATGCAGTGGGAAAACAGACAACTCTTGTATCTAGTGTTCATTTAGATACATTAACGCAAATTTCGTCTAGTTTTATCTATCGCTTTATTCATGAATTGACATTGACACAACAAGCGATGAGAGTGTCCACACAACGAGATTTATATTTAGAAGTTTTGACGGTTAAAATGGCAACAGAGGAAGAAATACCAGTCTTAGAAACCGCACCGCTTGAGTTAGAAACATTGAAACAAGAAGTATCAAATTTGAAGAATCAGTTAGAAAAGCTAATGGACAGTGGTATAACCTTTGAAAAAACAGTTGAAAAAGTGGTGCCAAAACCAAGTAAACCACAAGAAGTGTTTAAGCCTAATTTAGCACGTATTTTTAATATTTTAGCACGTGCTACAGCGCAAGATAAACAAAAAATTCAAGATGAGTGGCAAGATATTTTGTCGTGTTTAGCAGTTAGTCAACGAGCAAAATTGAACGCTTCTACCGTATTAGCTGCCAGTCCAGAAGGTGTAGTTATTGGTTTTGAATATGATTTATTATGTGGATTAACTGCAGAAGATGCTGAGTTGAGAAACGATATTAGCAAGCATGCCATGCGTTTAATTCAACATCCATGTGTGGTTGAATGCGTGCCACATAATCAATGGAAAGATGTTCGAGATAAATTTATTCAAGCTAAAAAAATGGGGACATTAGAACAATATTTAACACCTGATGTATCAGAAAAAGTATCTATAATGCAAGCAGTTGATTCAAAACAGTTTATCGAAGAAACAATAGAAACAACTTTAGAAGAAATACCAGAAATAATTAGTAAAGCAACAGCGTTATTTGGAGATGCTGTGTATATACAGGAGTGA
- a CDS encoding YbaB/EbfC family nucleoid-associated protein, producing MMKNMGNMQGMMKQVQKLQKEMEQAQEYLNTQEFVGSSVNDFVKVSLNGKRDVLDVTIAREVVDPDDIEMLQDLMVAAIADALKKVEDRTNEVMGRYTKGLPF from the coding sequence ATGATGAAAAATATGGGAAACATGCAAGGTATGATGAAACAAGTACAAAAATTGCAAAAGGAAATGGAACAAGCACAAGAATACTTGAACACACAAGAATTTGTCGGAAGTTCTGTGAATGATTTTGTGAAAGTATCTTTAAATGGCAAACGTGATGTGTTAGATGTGACAATCGCACGAGAAGTTGTAGATCCAGATGATATTGAAATGTTACAAGATTTAATGGTTGCTGCTATAGCAGATGCTTTGAAAAAAGTAGAAGATCGTACGAATGAAGTTATGGGTCGTTATACAAAAGGATTACCTTTCTAA